Within Metabacillus sp. KUDC1714, the genomic segment TTAATTAATAAGTAAAAATGTAGAGGTATTTCTATAAATAGATGAAATGCAGCAAGATAACTAAGCAAAGAAAAGGCAGTGACACATAAAAATGACATTTAATCTAGCAAATTGTTCGACATTTATTTTTGACTTAGATGGATCGGTTTATTCTGGTAACAGGTTATACGCTGGAGTACAGAAATTATTGCAATTACTGAGTCTTAGGCAAAAAAAAATATTCTTTTTAAGCAATAACTCTACGGATACAGCGGAATCTATTCGCAAGAAACTGCAAGGGATGGGTTTATCGATTCATCATACTTCTATTCTAGTTGCCACAGAATTGGTAGGTGACTATTTACTAGAAAAGTACGGAAAAATTCGAGTGAAAACGTTTGGGACAACTGCACTTGAACAGTCCATTAAGTCATGCGGGCACATTATATCATCTGCAAGTAGTAAAGATCCATGTGATGTGGTCGTTGTAGGAAGGGATCCATCATTTACCTATGAAAAGCTTTATGATTGTACAAGAACTCTTACAAATGGTGCAAAACTTGTGGCGGTAAATCCGGATCTATTTCATCCAGGTGAAGACGGCAGCAGGGTTCCCGAAACTGGGGCAATTATATCAGCGATCCAAGCGGTATCAGGCTACTCAGACTACGAATCAGTAGGTAAACCTTTTGATTATTCATTTAAAAAGATTCAGGAACAATCTTTATCTGAGCCAAAATCATGCATCATGATAGGAGACAATCCTTACACAGATATTCTTGGAGGATACATGGCTGGAATGCATACAGCATGGATTTCCCATGGAGAAATATTTCCTTCAGAGCTTGGATTCAAGCCGGATGTAACAGTTTCATCCATTGGTGAATTAGTTCCTTACATTTTATTTGGGGAGTTTCAGGAAGAGAGTTACGAGGCTTAGAATTCATGATTTCCCTTGGCTTTTCTCTTAAGTTATGAGATTGCAATTTATACCTAAAAAGTTAGTTAGTGACTTATCAAAGAAAGCAAAAGATAGCATTACCCGTTTACTCTATTAAACAATCATTCGAATTACTTTAATATAAAAGGAGAGATTAATTTGAGTTACGAAAAATGGATAAATAATTTGAGTTCGAAAAAAATGGATCGCCGAAGCTTTCTAGGGACAACTGGGAAAACGATGGCATTTGCTACACTTGGCTTTTCACTTCCTCTTGTACAACCTGATAAGATAAAGGCTTCACCAATTTTCACTACAAATCCTTTTACCCTTGGAGTCGCTTCTGGTGATCCTCTTTCAGATAGCGTTGTTTTATGGACGAGGCTTGCTCCTAATCCACTTGCAGAGGATGGACGAGGCGGGATGGATAATAGCTATGTTTCCGTTGAATGGGAAGTAGCAGAAGATGAAAATTTCAGTAGAATTGTTCGAAATGGTACGGAGATTGCTGGACCTGAGCTTGGACATTCTGTGCATGCTGAAGTGTATGGCTTAAAGTCATGGAGAGAATATTACTATCGTTTTAAAGCAGGTAATGAAATTAGCCCAATTGGCAGAACAAAAACAGCTCCTGAGGAGGGTTCGCATGTAAAAAGTCTTTCGTTCGCCATAGCTTCTTGTCAATCGTGGACAGGTGGACGTTATTCAGCTTATAAACATATGGCTGAAGACAATCTTGATGTCGTTTTTCATTTAGGTGATTATATTTACGAGAAGGGTGATACAGAAACACTTACTGATTACCGGCTTCTTCATTCCCAATATAAAACATCCCCAGATCTGCAAAAAGCTCATGCGGCCTTTCCATTTATTGTTACGTTTGATGACCATGAGGTGGATAATGATTGGTCAAATGATATCTCTGAGCCAAATTATCCGGAAGGGGAACGTGAACGTTTCCTTGCAGTACGCGCAGCTGCTTTCCAGGCCTATTATGAGCATATGCCGTTAAGACGCCGATCTAAGCCTAACGGTCCAGATATGCTTCTCTACCGCAAGTTTACTTTTGGAGATTTGGCAGAATTTAGTGTTTTGGATACTAGACAATACCGAAACAATCAAGTTGGAGCAGGCTTCCCTGGTGGACCTATTCATCCTGATGCATCGAATCCATCAAGAACGCTGATGGGATCTGAACAGGGGAAATGGCTTATTAATAATTTGAAATATTCACGTGTACGTTGGAATGTTATTGCACAACAAACGATAATGGCGCAATTTGACTATGATACAGGAGAAGGGCTTAGTATTAACCGTGATCAGTGGGATGGGTACTCAGCGGACAGGGATCGACTATTTGACTTCATTAAAGAAAGACGCACATCTAATCCAATTGTTCTTAGTGGTGATTGGCATTCAAGCTGGGTCAATGATTTAAAAGAGGATTTCAACAATCCTAAATCAAAAACAATTGCAACCGAATTTGTGGGTACGTCCATCAGTTCAGGCTGCGGGTGGAAGAATCAAGTTGAAGCAGCTCTTACTGCCAATCCACATGTCAAGTTTTTTAATGGAGATTACCGTGGATATGTGCGCTGCCTTGTAACACCTCAAGCATGGCAAAGTGATTATTGTATTGTAACTTCTGCAGATAATCCAGATGCCTCTATAAGCACACTTGCATCATTTGTTGTTAAAAACGGCAAGCCTGGCGCTGTTCGCATCGGGGGAGTGGATGTTTCAAATATTGTATCAAATACAATGTTTGCTGGTAAGGCAAGCCCTATTTCAGTAACACTAAGTAATGGGACGAAAAAAACAGTAAAGGTTGATGTTCGTGTTCATGTTCCAAAGGAGTGGGAAAGTGAAGCTAAAACGATCATTCTTGAACCTTATGGATCATCAACAGCTGAAGTGATGGTAACACCACCTGCCGGAATCCCAGTAACAGAAAAACTTAGTTTAGAAGTAAACGCTGATAAGACAGAGGTATTCGGTACATCAAGAGACTTTTATGTAGTCTCCACATTTTCTAGGGAAGAGCTTTTTCTTGCTTTAGATGCTGGAAGTGAAACGAGTGCGCTATTACCGTCATACACTCGATTATCCCATAAAGATACTTGGGATGTCTCTAAGGGGTATGGATGGGTTGGAACAGTACCATCTTCTAGAGACCGTAACAAGCTGGATGAGTTACAGCGTGATTTTATCCTTTCTAAAGGAAATCCTACGAAACTTAGACTTTCTGTTCCTGCAGGTGTTTACAAAACTTATATTCTAACAGGAGATGCGACATATTCATCTGGTAATACAATCATAAGGTCAGAAGGGAAATTACTTGCCGAGTCTGGTGGAGAATTAAATATCGGACAATTCAAGTGGATACCATTTGAACTAAACGGTGGAGCAGAAGGTCGAGAAATTGAACTTGAAATCACGGGTGCACTCAAGGATGGTTATTGGCGCATTGTAGCACTGGTGATCCAAAATCAACAATCCTAAAAATTAAATAAATATTTCTTGAACCCAATAAATTCCTAAATCCTTTAATTATAATTATCTAGATGTTAATTTTAGTAGTATAGTCAATAATTCTACTGTTTAGAAAGTAAGATAATTAATAAAAACTACTAGTTTTTTACCACAAATGGGGAGGCTAGTAGTTTTTATTTGTCTCCA encodes:
- a CDS encoding alkaline phosphatase D family protein; translation: MSYEKWINNLSSKKMDRRSFLGTTGKTMAFATLGFSLPLVQPDKIKASPIFTTNPFTLGVASGDPLSDSVVLWTRLAPNPLAEDGRGGMDNSYVSVEWEVAEDENFSRIVRNGTEIAGPELGHSVHAEVYGLKSWREYYYRFKAGNEISPIGRTKTAPEEGSHVKSLSFAIASCQSWTGGRYSAYKHMAEDNLDVVFHLGDYIYEKGDTETLTDYRLLHSQYKTSPDLQKAHAAFPFIVTFDDHEVDNDWSNDISEPNYPEGERERFLAVRAAAFQAYYEHMPLRRRSKPNGPDMLLYRKFTFGDLAEFSVLDTRQYRNNQVGAGFPGGPIHPDASNPSRTLMGSEQGKWLINNLKYSRVRWNVIAQQTIMAQFDYDTGEGLSINRDQWDGYSADRDRLFDFIKERRTSNPIVLSGDWHSSWVNDLKEDFNNPKSKTIATEFVGTSISSGCGWKNQVEAALTANPHVKFFNGDYRGYVRCLVTPQAWQSDYCIVTSADNPDASISTLASFVVKNGKPGAVRIGGVDVSNIVSNTMFAGKASPISVTLSNGTKKTVKVDVRVHVPKEWESEAKTIILEPYGSSTAEVMVTPPAGIPVTEKLSLEVNADKTEVFGTSRDFYVVSTFSREELFLALDAGSETSALLPSYTRLSHKDTWDVSKGYGWVGTVPSSRDRNKLDELQRDFILSKGNPTKLRLSVPAGVYKTYILTGDATYSSGNTIIRSEGKLLAESGGELNIGQFKWIPFELNGGAEGREIELEITGALKDGYWRIVALVIQNQQS
- a CDS encoding HAD-IIA family hydrolase, coding for MTFNLANCSTFIFDLDGSVYSGNRLYAGVQKLLQLLSLRQKKIFFLSNNSTDTAESIRKKLQGMGLSIHHTSILVATELVGDYLLEKYGKIRVKTFGTTALEQSIKSCGHIISSASSKDPCDVVVVGRDPSFTYEKLYDCTRTLTNGAKLVAVNPDLFHPGEDGSRVPETGAIISAIQAVSGYSDYESVGKPFDYSFKKIQEQSLSEPKSCIMIGDNPYTDILGGYMAGMHTAWISHGEIFPSELGFKPDVTVSSIGELVPYILFGEFQEESYEA